A portion of the Lolium rigidum isolate FL_2022 chromosome 1, APGP_CSIRO_Lrig_0.1, whole genome shotgun sequence genome contains these proteins:
- the LOC124708127 gene encoding uncharacterized protein LOC124708127 — translation MAAVAMTRKMRLALPVLVAALLLLAVLGDAARPLGGETWAAAGGAPLPGAGVVEVFRRLYLQRLGGPGASCGTNSPNNGCPP, via the coding sequence ATGGCCGCGGTggcgatgacgaggaagatgaggctggCTCTGCCGGTGCTCGtggcggcgctgctgctgctcgcggTGCTCGGCGACGCGGCGCGGCCGCTGGGCGGCGAGACCTGGGCGGCCGCCGGGGGTGCCCCGCTGCCGGGCGCCGGCGTCGTCGAGGTGTTCCGAAGGCTCTACCTGCAGCGGCTGGGCGGGCCGGGCGCGTCCTGCGGCACCAACAGCCCCAACAATGGCTGCCCGCCGTAG